The following is a genomic window from Branchiostoma lanceolatum isolate klBraLanc5 chromosome 10, klBraLanc5.hap2, whole genome shotgun sequence.
GCAGCTGCCAGCAGCACAGCTGTCTCAGATGGTAAGAGTTGTAcctatcattttattttattcgtatatgtttactgagtattaggcaggaagcgaTTGAGACATAATGACTGGCATAAGTACCAAATGGATAAAAGGCAAATAACAGTAGACAGTACAGTCCTTATCATGAAGTTTTTCTTCAGGTGACAAGAGTCAGTTCTGAAATTTGTCCTAAGAAAAAGTAAGATGCTAACATAGGGAGGAGGGCTTGATAGAAAACCCTGGAGAAGAAATACAAATGGTTAAGTCTTGCTTGAGAAAGACATGAAAATACTGGTCTAACTCCTTTTATAGGGAATTTGATAATGGTTCCGGAGACGAGTTATACAGTATGTTATATGTTCAGATCTAAACTCTGTAGTAAAGGTTGATATGTTATATTAATAGTTAgctattgtgtacatgtacatacatgtacatgtgtgtgtattatgtGCCTTTCTCCATCACaaatgcgcacacacacacacactctcactcacATACACTCATATacacatttcatttttcattttatttattttaccagggaaatCACAGCTCAGGCCTGCGgtctgtttttcaggtgtccctggacacCTACACATACAATAAGAACATAGCATTGCACATATTACATTATAATTAAGCTAAAAACATCAGTAGAAATATCTCGCTACAGTCCATTTTTGAAAGCTGTCAACCCGGTGAGTCGTCTTCGATCAATAGGGAGTCCATTCCAAAGTGTTGGCCCCTGGAACTGTAAGCTGCCCTTGAAAGACTGTACACtcaaacatatactagtatgcaggcacacaaaaaaaaaactttatgtaCCTTAGTACTCATTTCACACTCTCCATGCTAGATGCCCCAGCAGCAGGcccatcatcatcgtcatcatcatcagccaaTACCGCAGGGTCAATGACCTCTCCCACCCCGACCCCTGACCCCGACCACAAGGACAACGCGTTTCGGGAGTTCCGCAGGCTGTGTGCGCTCATCGCAGAGGAACCTGGATACAACGCTAAGACTAAACTGGTGTCTGACTTTCTGAAGAAGGGATCCAATGGAGGtgagatctacatgtacactaacTCTTGGTTTGGTAAGAATGATGAGACTTTTGTGAACAAGTTTATATTTTATTGGTGTCCGAATCTCCCCTTTGgcattttcaataaaaaaaagcaGGTAAGTGCTGTCCTTGTGCCTCATTGCATTTACAATGTATCGTATTTCAAGACAAgtatgcattttcatgttttatcaGCAAGCTTTTCATTACTCtttaagttttcttttctttgagcTGTAGATAATAGGGTCAGAAGGTTGGAAGTCTGAATACCCCCCTGTATGATTCACTTTATGCTTGCCAACCCTTCTACCACACTGTGCGTTGTAGTATAGCCTTCAAGATACTATATGAAACTAATTTTCTGTTCTCTACAGATGGATTTAAGGGCGACACGTTCCTGGTGACGAAGCTTCTCCTTCCCGGGGTGGTGAAGAGAGTCTACAACCTGAACAACAAGCAGCTGCTCAAACACTTCGCCAACATCTTCGGCGTCAACCTGGCAGACATGCTGACTGACCTGGAGCAAGGTCAGACCATgttcttttgttcttctttatCACACAAAATGTCTGATAAACAGAGCTTCAGATGCAACAGAAGTGGtataagatagaaaaaaaaatacaatatatttcttcAACCTATACTAGAGTTCATCAATCCATCCATTAAAAGAGCACAAAGATTGCTGTGTGCCTGTATCGTGTGAAACTGTGCGGAAGTTTTTTGAGAACAGTAAATGCTGCCCACTGGAAAAGAAGAGTAAACTCATTCAATGTAGAAGAGAAAGCTAAATTTTTAACCAAACTGTAGATCAAAGTTAACATAGATTCTAAACTCAAACCTACAGATAATGTGCTGGAAACTGTACTTAAGATTTCAAAAGCTTTATTTGGGACCAAATTGTGGATCAAAGTTAACCTTAAACCTACAGGCGATGTGACAGAAACTGCAGAAGTTTGTCGAAAGCCTGATTTTTTAACCAAACTGTGGATTAAAGTTAACATCAATCCAAACTTAAACCTCCAGGTGATGTTTCGGAAACTGTGCGTAAGTTTTTCGAGGAGAGCGAGCGCTGCCCGCCGGCCAAGAAGAGCAAACTGACCCTGCAGGAAGTGGACGAGAGCCTGGAGATCCTGGCTCAGATGACCAAGGAGGACGATCAGATGAGGGAGCTTCACAAAATAGCAAAGAAGTGAGTTCTGGAATTTTTTTTGTGGGGACGTGTGGCATAAAGGCAGGGTTTCGTCCCAAAACCCAGCGGTctagggttcgaatcccctgacgccaccgatgttgtgttcttgggaaaggcactttacacgactaacctcaccccacccaggtgtgaatacGGGTATATTATCATATACGACACcaagaatacatgtagctatgccTGTGTTTCACGTGTATTGCACCATTTTTGTCAAATCAAATGATATGATGCTCTAAAGCTAAGATTTGTTATGAATACTTTAATAATCAATTGACTACTGTCTATTAGTAAGCAATTTCACAGATTAACTAGCTACTCTACATTTTACAGATGCACAGCCAACGATCTAAAGGTCGTAGTTCGTCTGATCAAACATGATCTTCGAATCAGCGCGGGAGCCAAGCACATCCTCGAGGGACTGGACCCCAATGCCTACCCAGCATTCCAAGCTTCCCGTAACCTAGCGGACGTGGTAGAGAGAGTTGTGGCCAATGGGTGTGCGCCGGGGATGAAAAAGTCGCTCAGCATCAAGGCTAACTTGATGACACCTGTCCTGCCAATGCTGGTATGAtctttgatacatgtagcttgttgGTTCATAGTTGTTCTTTCTTTCAAGATcccaaaatttcattttttcagGATGAAATGAAGGCAATGCACAACATACCAGCTGTATTTCTGAGTTTTTAGAAATATCCAGGACCTTCTGCTGAAAATGGGACTGCTATGATTCTAAACCCAAAGAACTCTATTTGAAAACCTGTGTTTGAGTGCTCAGTCCTGGtactattccacactgcagctaggtgtcccTGCTAACAATGCTGTCCCAAACGTATTAAGTATTGCCATATATGCCACTGAAACGCCAACTGTTGATAGCACCTCCTTTTGAATGAAGAACTCATTCAGACAAGTtgtttccaacctgatgaaatacaaacttgcacctgcTGTTTCTGTGTGCAGGCCGAGGCGTGTAAGTCTGTGGAGATGGCCATGAGGAAGTGCTCCATGGTGTAAACTAGACTGGACAGATAGCACTGTCTATTAAACATCTCTCTCTTTGGctcttgtcgtctctgaagacggtCGACAGCTGCAGTCTATTTCTCAGCTTTCTCTATTACACATCTAAAATGCAAGAAAATGTATGTAGAGTAAGGCCATAGAAACTTGCCGAGCATTCTGTCTCACCAAAGCTGTTTCTGCCTGCAGGCCGAGGCATGTAAGTCGGTGGAGATGGCCATGAGGAAGTGCCCAAACGGAATGTACGCGGAGATCAAGTATGACGGGGAGAGGGTCCAGGTGCACAAGCAGGGCAACAAGTTTGAGTACTTCAGCCGCAGCCTCAAACCTGTCCTGCCTCACAAGGTGGGTAACTATGGTggaactacatacatgtacatagacttGACACTTTTAGATGTTGTCCTTTCAACCtaaataatttttgattgtgTAATTAATCACCAAAATACATGGTTTCTTTTAGGTCTTGGTTTTATGTATAAGGTTTGTGGTTCAACTCTCAatgtgtttcatttattttgtatgtgtGCCATGTTATTTGTTATTCttaattcattttgaaaattgataaaaagaattgtaaaaaaaaaaaagtccctttttttttctaaccgTAGGTTACCCAATtcaaggactacattcccaatTTTGTTTAGGTGCACAGTCCTAATGCCATCCATTAAATCAAGTTTTAACATGTACTTTTTCcttaatacaatgtagataattTCACCAACAACACTATAGCTAGAACAACTTGCCAGTGGTCGTTTCCCTGTCTAATTTTCAATCGGTTAAAACACTTCAGCTCTTCAGCATCATGAATTCACGGTGCcgaggtcaccgtgaaaataaaaacaatcacAAATAtttctatgcttaatatatttttctgtccTGACCACGCATTGTAGGTTGCCCACTTTAAGGACTACATCCCCAAATTGATaaaaagaatttaaagaaataaaaaaatcccTATTTTCCTGTAGGTTGCCCACTATGTTTAGGTGCACAGTCCTAATGCCATCCATTAAATCAAATTTTAACATGTACCTTAATTTCattaatacaatgtagatatgttTACCAACAACACTAGAACAACTTGCCAGTGGTTGTTTCCCTATCTAATTTTCAAACCATCCCCGTTTGTAGATATGTTTACCAACAACACTAGAACAACTTGCCAGTGGTCGTTTCCCTATTTTAATTTTCAAACCATCCCTGTTTACCCACACATTGAAGGTTGCCCACTTCAAGGATTACATCCCGAAGGCCTTCCCCCACGGCAGTAACATGATCCTGGACAGCGAGGTCCTGCTGGTCGACACCAACACCGGCAACCCCCTGCCCTTTGGAACTCTGGGAATCCACAAGAAGCAGCAGTTCAGCGACGCGCAGGTTGCGCTGTTCGTGTTTGACTGTATCTACTACAATGGGGAAACTCTCATGGACAGGTATGTCAATTATTTAGGAAATTCAAATGTGGTGCAATTTtacaatgtatgaaattgtattATAGGCTCCCAAAAGTGGATTTGGGTACAGTTTATATAGcaatgaagaaacaaaacagtaTAGTATTGAATTCATCATTGTAGCTCCATATACTCGCTTCTCTTTTTCTACCGGAGTGAGTATATTGGAGCCCGAAGGTAAACTAGATGACACCCAGGCTTCCACAATATAGTCTTCTAAACACCGTCTTTACGAAATTATTCTAACTTTACTGTCTTTTTATCACaggctacagtaactgtagctCCCATACTCGCTTCTCTTTTTCTAGCGGAGCGAGTATATTGGAGCCCGGAGGTAAGCtagatgacactcaggcttcCACAATATAGTCTTCCAAACACGGTCTTTACGAAATTATTCTAACTTTACTGTCTTTTTATCACAGGCCAATTTCTGAAAGAGGATATTGGAAGCTTCACCTCAACacattctatgtacatgtagttaaaagcACAATACAACTGTCCAAAAAATATCTGAAAAAGAAGCTAATTTTATTCTCATTTCATCCCAGGCCAATTTCTGAGCAGAGGAAGTTCCTGGAAGATAATATGACAGTGATCCCTAACAGGGTGGTGCTGTCTGAGTATAAGTACATCACCCAGCCTCGCGACCTGTCGTGAAAATTATTCTAACTTTACTGTCTTTTCATCACAGGCCAATTTCTGAGCGGAGGAAGTTCCTGGAAGACAATATGACAGTAATCCCCAACAGAGTGGTGTTGTCGGAGTATAAGTACATCACCCAGCCCCGCGACCTGTCCGACATGATCGGCCGCGTCATCCGGGACGGGCTCGAGGGTCTCGTGCTGAAGGACACCAAGAGCATCTACGAGCCGGGCAAACGGCATTGGctcaaggtgtttttttttttcatttctttgtgtTGCATTcctggtaaactgcctcatggcgtaacataccaggtttgtgctaaaaaaaagtacaagctgcaaagCTGCACAGATTTATTTGAGCCACTCACTCCAGGTAgaatccctactctttttgataaatgtgtttttttcatttaacgTAATTCATAGGGGAAGCCGTAATTCATAGTGTGCCaaccaaattttgcataattgcttTACTTGCTTTAAGCATAATATATATTAAAGGTTTTTTTATCTAAATTCAGCGTAAAGATTCTAGGAACGCCCCTAAGCAGACCCTCTTGTTTGTGTCAATCATCTAATTCAgtcattgattttgtttcttgaaAGGTAAAAAAGGACTATTTGGAACAGGGCGCGATGGCGGACACAGCAGACTTGGTGGTGTTGGGTGCGTTCTACGGGACGGGGAACAAGGGAGGGCTGATGTCGGTCTTCCTGATGGGTGTGTACGACCCGGACTCGGATAAGTGGTGTACGGTGACCAAGTGTGGGAACGGACATGACGACAACACGATCGCAAAGCTAAACAAGGAACTAGCCATGGTCAAGATCTCGAAAGACGTTTCAAAAGTGCCAAAGTGGCTCAAGATTACCAAGAACTTGGTGCCAGACTTCGTGTGTGCGGACCCGAAGAGAGCGCCGGTTTGGGAGATCACGGGGGCGGAGTTCAGCAAGTCCGAGGCACACACGGCGGACGGGATATCCATTCGCTTCCCGCGGGTCACCAAGATTCGCGACGACAAGGACTGGAAGTCGGCCACAAATCTACAGCGACTCAAGGTGAAATTATTTtcactttgactttttttttggaGAGGGGCATAGAGTGCATGCAAATGTATTGTAATATATTAACTATAGACTTGCTGTCATACTAGTACATCAAAATAAACTCTTTGGTTATTGCAGATTCAAGGTAGCACTGGTACCTCTTGGTGGTACAAAAAACAATCCTGGTCCATGGGCTATAGGGATAAGAGTATACAAATAGAATGAATAGGGAATATATTAGAGCTGTGTATGTACATTATACAATAATATAGCAACTCCATGGAAATTTTCCAGCATCCAGTGGTCCCAAGTGTATTTCACCACTGACAGTTTTCTAACCGAGCTCTCTTCCAACCTGTGTTTTTTCCAGCAACTGTTCAAGACATCCAAGGAGACCTCTGACTTCCCCGACCTTCTGAAGGGGAAGGGCAAGTCGCCACGAAAACCCATCAAGGTCAAAGAGGAAaaagacgatgatgatgatgatgatgatgacagcaaTGGCGGTGCCTCCAGCAATGAGGCCACACCAACCAAGGGTGTGAAAAGAAAAGTTGAAGTAGAGAGTCCCAGAACACCGAAAAAGGTTTGTCCGATGGGATATCATAGTTGTCTTGATCTAGAACTGGTAGCATTGCTGATTATCCTTAAGGCCCCTTTTCTACTGCACAGTGATTATTGAACAACCCTACTTTAAccaaaacatgacattgtatgttacTAACTTGAAGATAACTTTAGATAttataatacaatgtagttaatCTAAAACCAGTAGCATTGCTGTTGATCCTTGAGGCCCCTTTTCCAATAAATTGTATACACAGTGAATGTTGAGCAACCCTGCCAAATCTTTCCTTAGTGACTAGTTTCTtagaaagatagcggatgctgtctgaaacgtctgtttcaaaattttatccagttgcttgagttactattttGGGCATATCTAAAgtattattacctggatgtctaaccttcatcaaggtatGACACTGAATGTTTAATGATGAAGGCAAATGTCTGTTTCCTTATGTTTTAGTCCAAGCCCATGTGTAGATACGGAGCATCCTGCTACCAGACTGGCAGGGAACATCTGGACAAGTTTGACCACCCCACCGGCAAGTCTCCAAAAAAAATAAGCAGCCCTGGAAAGGTTCGCCCCTCACACCGCTTTGCACACCACTTTTCACGCCGCTAAATCACCTTCTAACTCTTCTTGATGACACGTTTTTGTTGTGACTTGTTTAATGATCAagatatgatgtaaaagacatTGTTTTCCACTGCATATGAATGGAGCATATAAGTACCAAAATGATGATGCAACTATATATAATTCTGTACAGTAAAACTTAAACACGAGTTTGTAGTGCAAAGGAGCTCAACTAGCCCAGAGTTAACCTGTCACATGCAAAAAGATGTGTCCCCTGTCAGATTGCCATACACTTAGGTTGAAGGCTCAGACTATTCTATTGACAGCAATTTCTTTTGAACCCAAATTTGTAGTTCATAGGAATGACTTATCTATTCCAATGTTAGCTTGTCGACtgtttcaaaaagaaaagatgGGATTAACAGCTACATTCTCAGAACTAAAATTTGTAGTTTAAAGGAATGACTTCTCTATTCTAATATTAGCTTGTCGTGAAACAACATTGCCCATCACTTTGCCATAGACTTAGGTTGAAGTCTTAGCTGTCAGTGGCTCACGACTCCCTACTTTTGTTGTAGGTGtctgaaaacaaataaacaagagaACCAAGATAGGGTGAtgtcattactagtattagatACATCTTCTACTGTTGGTACAACTTGAGGTTAGGTATATTAAGAGAGTGTGAAAGTGTGACCAGCCAGAAACATTGTCATTTTAGTACATATCAGTAAGATTAGAGGCTAACGAAAGTCTTAGGCAATTCAGTTGAAGGGGCTCTATCAAGCCAACCATTCGAATGTGCAAAGTGCAATAATTATTGGTGCGAATGGTTTGAGTTGTAATATAGAGATCTATTGATTTAGCACGAATTAGTGTTAAATTGCATTACTGCCCAATAGCTTAGTCCCATCAAGTACATTAGAGGCCATAATGGCATGAATATCTATTAGGAGAGCAATTAGCACCTAGTCTAATGCAAAATTGTCATTCGTCAAGTAAAATAGGGGCCCATTCCTTATAGATAGTTAGTGATAAACTAAGTCTTGTAAATTTGTCCCTGAAAAGGCAGTCTTACAAGTTGACACACTGAGATACTGTTATGTTAGTGGCAGTCAAAACCGCCCAAGGGACTttggactgataaaatctggtctatgtggacaggtggtcactataggcaGGGTTCTTTATGCTTGTCAATCCATGGGAATATATAATAATCTAACTTAAGGGCCCACCAAAAAGATTTTacattggccagatggtccttgtttttttttctataacatgctgttgTGATTAATAGTCACATAGTATCATGAGTGCTAACATCAGTGGTTCACAACTGCCAaatgttctttcttttttaagaGGTAGCGATCATAATGGGCATCAGTTGTACCTGTCAGGTTTTTCTTTACCAATGCCTCACTCCTTTTATTATTGATCATCCATCCAGAGCGTACTTCCTGATGTGTTTTGTGGCATCAAACTGTTCCTACCCGACACGGTGGAGAACTACGCCAGACTCAGGAGGTACTTTGTGGCCTACGACGGAGACATCGTGCCAGATTACGCCATGTCACAGGCCACACATGTGGTCGAGGATCCAGATCAAAAGGTAGTACTGTAAACTGTAAAACATCAAGTATTAATTTAAGCTTTCTTGTTGCAGAAACTAACGAAATTACAAATATTTTACAGCCATAACACATTTGATATAATATGCATTTAGTGCCAATTAGTTTTATGTTATACAAACTTCTGTGTTTGTCCTATTCTAACTCCAGTTCACTCCATAATTGCTTCCACACATGATAGTCTGGTCCCCACCCCTATTTGAATATTTTGCAGTTATTCAAATGTCCATTGTTTCTTTATTAATGGATGCCAGACTATTCAGAAGAGaaatagaataggatggataggCTAGCATTTACGGCAATGTAGACATTTATATAGTATATCTAACTATAGTCTGTCTTcagctacatgtaacactgCATTTTTATGTCTTGGACCACTTTCTAATAAATCAGCATTAATGTTTATGGAGCTTCTCAGATGTCTTGAAGATCAAATGAATGATTTTCTTTGTATGTCCACAGAACATGAATGGTAAGACTGATGCCCAGCTTGTGACAGTAGACTGGTTGTGGGAGTGCATCAAGAGGAAACAACTTGTTCCAGTATGATAAACAAGTTTTACAAGACCTTGACACATAGGAGTTTAGCCATAGCCAAAGCcctagggctgatgtgaattaggatgttgtaatggtcaatattgacctaCGGAGGccatgtgtgtatatatacattgtcCTGCGAACTTTGGGCCAATGAAAGACAAAAGGAATAGGTACCTTGTGTATCAAATCTTCAGAATAGAGCTATGTAGAAGTAGGCCATAGATTATGATTAAGTACTACCATTAGTAACATGTACTTGTAGGTAGAATTAGATTTAATGCTCACATAACGTCACATAACGTAAAGGAATAATATTTTGTGAGATGCGAGAGACTGATACCTGATATTGTTTGAAATCTAATAACACAACTCAGTCTAGTATAACATATTTTATATATATCTTTAAATATTTTAACAGTTTACCCTACTGTAGGCACAATTTGAAAGAAACATTATGGCTACCATAATACCTTCTGTAATGCAACCTTAagaatgtgtacattgtacattggaTGTATAGTACATGCACTGCAACTGTTAGGCAAGGTTATGCGACAATTTTGAATCAGTTTATAGACTAAACCATGGCTAAGCAGAATTAGACATTTTCACATGTctacttgaaaaaaatgtagtttATTTCTCTCAATCATGGAATATTAGAACTTTTTTAAATATTAATTGTGGAAAATTAAGGTGAAGCAGACCAGCACTGTAAATTATAATGATACATCTAATTGTTGAATTTTGGATGAGAGAAAATAAGATGTAccaacttttttgtttgtttatgataattCAATTCACTGTGTGATATTACAATTGCATGAGTTTAGAGTTACTGTAGAGGTAGTAAAGTGAAAATATTGTAGTTTTTTTATACACTAGCAGGAAACTGCATGTGAAATAAAACTGCACAATACCCCGTACCACTGACAACATTGTTTTTCTCATGTCTTTTGAACCTGTCTTTTGACTTGACTTAAAGTAATGTTGTGAATTTTTTAACTGCTTTGTGCATTGGTGATGATTTTAATGAAGACTGTAACAAATGGTACTCAATTCAGAAGGAACACAGTTGTGTTCTCTccgcctacatgtatgtacatttgatgaagaaatgtgtAATAATAATTCGAAGTATTGTAGTACATGAAATTGAATTAGAATAATTCTTCGTTAACAAGTCTATGGTGTATGGTGGACAATGATTAGCCTTGATCAAAGTCTTAAGGTACGCAATATCAAACAATGGTTGTTTATGACAATCAACTGTTTACTTATGATGGATAAACTAACCAAGCATTTGGCGTTGGACATCGCAAACCATATAACTAATGCATCACAACCAACCAAACCAAACTGAGTGGTAAAAAAATAAGGAAGGAACGAAAATTTCAAAGAATACAGTGTTGTATACAACACTATGTAGTTAACATGTGCACCCACTTTGATAAGTCATCCATGCtatcaaaccaacatggccttaagTGAAGACAAGTAGTCATGAATGTGAAATAAAAGACACACTTTCATGTGTAAATACAGAATTTACGTCACAGGAGTCTAATAGTTGAACATTTGTAATCAAAAGCGAATTACAGGGACGTAATAACATGTACTATATAAAATGAAAACGTAAAGTaaacgagagagagagagggggagagagagagagagagagagatgcaaACATGATACGTTGTGATTGCTCCTACGGCctgaaaaggctatgggactacatttcATTTCCTCTTATGAAGACCCACTGAGTGGAGGAGGCGGCTGTGATTAAGATGGAGGGATAATATACAGGAGCACACGGCCCCACCTGTCCAACAACTGCAAGACGAGGAGAGGAAAGGTGTCAGTCAAGTGAGGCGTTCTTCAGAATGATCCGGAATAGCATGAGTCAGTGAGAGAGTAACGTATTGAGGGCCTAGATGTAATGTCATTATGACAGCcaagtttgaaataaaatgaattGAGAAATCTTTAAATCCAAACTTTGCCTTTTTGCTATATGATCTCGCAGCATTTTCGGTCGTacgtatcaatgaatacataatcagccgactttttacagaattctgcttgtggtgaattacacaaggtgtgttttgtaaaacaatatgatactcactaaacccgtgcagaccctacccatgtattcccgcTGCGTCCTATATAGGATTAGTGTTACCCATGAATTCATAATGGAAATATTATGTAACacgtacaagtattactaaaaagacaacaaaacacacaaagcgtaaaaagtttcgtttttatcgatggaattcgttgagcgcgctgtcaaatcgctcggtcgcagcatGATTggcaacgtgtcgcgggtccagtgagataggggctttggGGGGCATTAATATAGAAGAGGGCGGGGCAGACATGTTGTTTACTG
Proteins encoded in this region:
- the LOC136443157 gene encoding DNA ligase 3-like, encoding MLVRLLWSPSISTKALTTLRLQKSLHHSPVLRRPSSPVSVTCFNFLWKHQRISPVRIQSACCNIQVLNPRNTIHTTVYSMSEQRFCVEYAKQGRAGCKKCKQKIEKGLPRIGKIVPNFFHEGDGEMKQWYHVSCIFETFQRARVTTKKIEDASDLEGWEDMEDEDKQTILKLIKELESKAKSPKKKVVQATLSAKGTVQSPTKKPAAASSTAVSDDAPAAGPSSSSSSSANTAGSMTSPTPTPDPDHKDNAFREFRRLCALIAEEPGYNAKTKLVSDFLKKGSNGDGFKGDTFLVTKLLLPGVVKRVYNLNNKQLLKHFANIFGVNLADMLTDLEQGDVSETVRKFFEESERCPPAKKSKLTLQEVDESLEILAQMTKEDDQMRELHKIAKKCTANDLKVVVRLIKHDLRISAGAKHILEGLDPNAYPAFQASRNLADVVERVVANGCAPGMKKSLSIKANLMTPVLPMLAEACKSVEMAMRKCPNGMYAEIKYDGERVQVHKQGNKFEYFSRSLKPVLPHKVAHFKDYIPKAFPHGSNMILDSEVLLVDTNTGNPLPFGTLGIHKKQQFSDAQVALFVFDCIYYNGETLMDRPISERRKFLEDNMTVIPNRVVLSEYKYITQPRDLSDMIGRVIRDGLEGLVLKDTKSIYEPGKRHWLKVKKDYLEQGAMADTADLVVLGAFYGTGNKGGLMSVFLMGVYDPDSDKWCTVTKCGNGHDDNTIAKLNKELAMVKISKDVSKVPKWLKITKNLVPDFVCADPKRAPVWEITGAEFSKSEAHTADGISIRFPRVTKIRDDKDWKSATNLQRLKQLFKTSKETSDFPDLLKGKGKSPRKPIKVKEEKDDDDDDDDDSNGGASSNEATPTKGVKRKVEVESPRTPKKSKPMCRYGASCYQTGREHLDKFDHPTGKSPKKISSPGKSVLPDVFCGIKLFLPDTVENYARLRRYFVAYDGDIVPDYAMSQATHVVEDPDQKNMNGKTDAQLVTVDWLWECIKRKQLVPV